DNA from Hwangdonia lutea:
AGTAGCGCTGTTAAGAAAATATTACTTGCTTGAAAAGGATAAACATTTGTTCTAAAAGAAGTGTTTTGATATTTTATTTTTAATTAAAATTATTGATGGTTAACACTGCTATTTCTCTAGTAATTTTTGTTGGTGAATGACAATCACAATTACTAAATCCTATTACATAAATATCTAAACTAGGAATATACACACCCATAGATTTAAACCCGAAGATGCTTCCCCCATGTTCTCTTGTTGGAATACCTTCAATATTTTTTAAGTGCCAACCATATCCATAGGTAAATTGTTCACCATTATTTAATGTGCCTTTTGTAAATACCTTGTCTATCGTGCTATTGGCAACTAAAATATTGTTGTTAATAGCCTCTTGCCATTTTAACATATCATCTACTGTAGACATCAATGATCCAGAAGCATAAGGAATAGATAGGCTGACATTCATTTTATTAATAAACCCTCCTCTGTTGTGATATCCATAAGCTCTGTCCTTGACAATCTCTCTTTCGCTCGCATAACGAGAATTATTCATTCCAACTTTTTCAAAAATGTTTTGTTCAATAAAGTCTTCATAAGCTTTGCCAGATACTATTTCTATGATGTAACCTAAAACCACATAACCAGAATTATTATAGTCAAACTGTTCTCCAGGTTGAAAATCTGTAGGCTCGTCTTTAAAAAAATCGACCAAATCTTTGGGTGTCAAATCTTTTCTTGCAATGCTCATAATTGATTTCATTTTAGTAAAATCTTTTATTCCAGATGTATGCGTCAATAAATGGTGAATTGCGATATTGTTCCCGTTTGGGTAATCTGGAATGTATTTTGAAATAGTGTCATTTACATTTAATTTTCCTTGTTCTTCCAATATCATGATACCAACTGCGGTAAATTGTTTGGTCATCGATCCAATTTGAAACACGTTGTCTGGCTTCATATTCACATCTAATTCAATATTGGCTTTGCCGAAGGCTTTTCTATATATGGGTTTTCCTTCTTTAGCTACTAAAAACACAGCACCAGGGCCATTATTATCTTTAAATACAGTTGCTAAAACACTATCAATTTGAGTTTCCACTGTTTGGGAATAACCAACCTGTAGTGTATTCATGGCAATAAAAATAAATAAGCCTATTTTCATGATTATTAATTTCATTCTATTCGATTTTTGATTGATTATTTATTTAAATTTTCTGTAATAAGTCAAAACTAGATCATTCAATATCCAAAAAACTTAAGGTATCTTAAGAAAGGTTAAAAACTTAAAATTGAAAGTAATTATGACTGCAAAGCACGGCTTAAGGTTACACGGTTTTTATACTATTCCTTTTAAAAGACTTCTTCTTAAATCCTTTAATTAATAACCAAATGGTAAACGAGAACTCACCAATGACTGAAGGCATAACCACTATGACTTCGAAAGTGCTTTTATAATCGATATAATTTGACATAAATAATTTTGCCACCCCATCAATGGTATAACCTATTGCCGCAAGCATCAATAACATCCCTAATGATTTTGGGATATATGTTGATTTTAAAATGATATACCCTAAAAAAATTAAATGAAAAGCGAAGAATAACAGTCCAATAGTCCAAAGCTCATCAAAGCCTATTAATAGCTTTGTTACTCTATGCTGTATAACCTCTGCATTACTTACGTTATTTGTTAGTTGATAGATTTTCCATAATTTAAATAAAGCAGCTCCAAAAAATAAAGCATGCAATAACCTAAAAAAAGAGGCCAGATAAGATATGCTTTTACTAATTGATTTTGTTAAACCAAATAGCGCCCAAACCAATAACCCATCAAAAAATAGCATAACTAAAAACCCAAGCAATCCTTTGCCAAATTGCGAATGATTATTCATAAAATTTGAAGTTGTAGCTATTGAATTATTAACATCAATAAGACTTTCAAGCACAGCAAAGTTGGCATAAAAACCAGCTATAAAAACCATTACATAAGCTACACCTGATATTTTAGCTATTTGTTTCATAATCCGCATATAAAATACCCTGCAAAATTATTAGCTCAAAAAATAGATTTCATTGACTTTGGTTAAGAAAAGTTTGTGATGGCTTAAACCAATGGTTTGGTTGAAGCAAACATAGCAAGACGATTAAATGTTAATACATATTATAAAGAGATACATTAAGTTCCTAACTCCAGTTCATAGACATTTCAAGAAATACGGGGCAAATATTTTACACACATATGCAAAGCATTCATGAGCTCCTTATTTAAACGATAAAAATCTGCGAATAACTTCCAACGCTTGCCAGCTCCAAAATAAAAACTACCCTTTTTGAACTTATCAAAAACCGCATATTCGAGACAATATCCGTCATAAAAAATTTAGATGATTCTCATGGGTTGCCGTAAGAGCTTAAAATTACTCTAAAAGATATTTTCTAAGCACTTGTTATGTGTAGAACTTCAATTTATCCTTTTTACCCTTTCATTATCTGTTCCTATACTTTTTCGGTTTTGGTGAAATAAGTGTTTTGGTGAAGTATTAGTGAAACAAAAAAGCTCCACTAAAAAATAGTGAAGCTTTAAGTGAGCCCTGAAGGATTCGAACCTTCGACCGCCTCCTTAGAAGGGAGGTGCTCTATCCAGCTGAGCTAAGAGCCCGTAGTTTTTGTGTTTCTACGAAAACGTGTTTGAGTTGGCAAATAAATTGCCACACCCTTTATATTATTTAAACAATCAATAAAAACTGCGATTTTACAACCATAATGTGGCGTGTCATGCGCAATTAATTTGAAAAGAACTTTAGTTTATTTACGTATTGCAAATGTGCGTGCAAATATAATATGCTATTAACTATTATACAAGATAATTTATTCTATTTTTTTAGAAACTATCTTAAAAATCGTGAATATGGAATTTATAATTCTTTAAGTTTAATATTTCTGTACCAAACTTTATCGCCATGGTCCTGTAATCCAATATGTCCGGTTTTGTAGGTACCGAATCCTTTCCAATCTTTAAATTTGGAATTTGCAATCATTTTTTCCCATGCTTCACCACGAAGCGGAAATTCAACTATGACTGTTCCGTTTAACGAGGCACTTCCTTTATTGGCGTTATGGTCAATTTTAATTTCAGTTAAATTCCATTCTCCTGCGGGTTTGCACACATCGTAAGCGGGCTCAACCAAATCGTACAAAGCTCCAGCTTGATGAAATTTTGGATTTGCCTTAGCATCGGCATGCCTTTCGTTATCCAATACTTGTATTTCCATACCTGTGTGATAGGCTTCGGGATAAGCTTCGTCTTCAAAAACACCCCAAAAAATACCGCTATTGCCTCCTTCTGAAATTTTCCATTCGAGAGACAAAATGAAATTGGTGAACTTTTCTTTAGTGATAATATTTTTACCGCCATTTTCGCCAGGTGTAAAAGCTAGAGTTTTATTTTCAATGGTCCATTCCGGGTAAATGGAATCAGCCAAATAACCTCGCCAATTATCTAATGACGTTCCATCAAAAAGTGTTATCCATTCTTCTGAAGCCTCTATTTCAATGGTATTGTCACCTTTATTTTCAATAGGCAAACTCGTTTTTTTCTGTTTACAAGAAACTATGATTAACAACACGAATAATAAATGAATTAACGATTTCATAATTAATGATTTAAATAATTATATGCCAAGTATTTTTTTGATTTGATTCTCATCTGTTTCGCCACCGGCAAAATCATCAAAACTACGTTTTGCAGCTTCAATAATATGTTTTTGAATGAATGGCGCCCCTTCTCTTGCCCCTTGAGCCGACGATTTTATACAGCATTCCCATTCCATTACCGCCCATACATCACAGCCATAAGTGGTTAGTTTTGAAAATATACTTTTAAAGTCCACTTGCCCATCGCCCAACGACCTGAAGCGTCCTGCGCGATCCTTCCAATTGGCATACCCGCCATAAACCCCTTGTTTTCCTGTGGGGTTGAATTCGGCATCCTTCACATGAAACGCTTTAATCCGTTCATTATAATAATCTATAAAGGTTAAATAATCTAGCTGCTGAAGTACAAAATGACTGGGATCGTAAAGTATATTTGCCCTTTTATGATGCTTGGTTGCCTCCAAAAAACGTTCAAAAGAAATACCATCATGCAAATCTTCTCCCGGGTGAAGTTCGAAACAGACGTCAACGCCAACTTCATCAAAATGATTTAAAATGGGTGTCCATCGATTTGCTAATTCCTTAAAACCCATTTCAACCAATCCGTTAGGGCGCTGAGGCCACGGATACATGGTGTGCCACATTAAAGCCCCTGAAAATGTAGCATGTGCATTTAAACCTAATCTTCGACTTGCTGTTCCAGATTTCTTAACAACATCTATGGCCCATGCTGTTCTTGCTTTTGGGTTGTTTCTAACTTCCTTTGGAGCAAAACCATCAAACATGGTATCGTAAGCCGGATTTACAGCAACCAACTGCCCTTGCAAATGCGTTGAAAGTTCGGTTATTTGCAATCCGTAAGATTCTACCTTTCCTTTTAATTCATCACAATAAGTTTGACTTTCGGATGCTTTATCGATATCAATTAAACTGGATTCCCAGGTTGGAATTTGAATGCCTTTATAACCTAAATCTGATGCCCATTGGCACATGCCATCTAGGGAATTAAACGGTGCTTCGCTTCCTGCAAATTGCGCTAGAAAGACTGCTGGTCCTTTTATTGTTTTCATATTTTAAAAATCTTTAATCTAATTTCCTTCCCGATAACTATCAGAATTAGAATAGGTTATTTAGTAAAAACCTTGATTAAAAATCAAACTGTGGTTTTATACCTTCACCCAAATTGAATTGTTTTTATCACTCTCCACGGCTGCGTAAATAAATTTCATACCTCGAATGCCATCTTCAACCGTTGGGTAATCTGTTTTTTTAATGGTATCGCCATTATTTATGGCTTTAATGTGTAAAGCAAAATTTCTGTAAATGGTAGCAAATGCTTCTAAATATCCTTCGGGATGCCCTGCCGGAATTCTGGATACGTTTAAAGCTTCTTGATACAAACCGTTGCCATTAGGCGTAAATATTTTTTTGGGCTGGTCTATCCAACGTGTAATTAATTCATTTGGATTTTCTTGATGCCACTCCAAGCTTCCCTTTTCACCATAAACTTTAATGGCTAAATTGTTTTCTTCTCCCAATGCGATTTGCGAAATCGACATGGTCCCTTTGGCACCGTTTTCCAAACGCAACAACAAATTGCCATCATCATCAAGCACTCTTCCTTTACCAAACCGCCCTAAATCTGCAGCTATTTCGGTAATTTTTAAACCTGTAATATATTCTAATAAATTTTCGGCGTGGGTACCAATATCGCCCAAAGCACCACCTATTCCAGATTTTTTAGGATCCACTCTCCAAGCGGCTTGTTTATTATCTGTACTTTCTACGGCAGTAGACAACCAACCTTGTAAATATTGAACTTGTACTTTTCTAATCTCGCCTAAGTCGCCATTTTGCACCATGGCTCTGGCTTGTTTAACCATGGCATTTCCTGTGTAATTGTGGGTTAACGCGAGAAGTTTTCCGCTGTTTTTAACCACTTTTTGAAGTGCTTCGGACTCGTCCAAAGTTAATGTTAAAGGCTTGTCGCAAACCACATGAAACCCATATTCAAGTGCCATTTTAGCTGGTGCAAAATGCATGTGATTGGGAGTTACAATAGCCACGAAATCCATTCGAATATCTTCTGGAAGTTCCTTTTCCTTCACTATCATTTCCTCATAACTGCCATAACATCTGTCTGCCTCAAGATAAAGCGCCTTTCCTGAAGCAATTGATTTTTCAGCATTGCTGCTAAAAGCACCACATACTAAATCAATCATGCCGTCAATAGCGGAAGCTTTTCTGTGGACATCACCGATGAATGACCCGATCCCACCTCCTATCATTCCCATTCTTAATTTTCTACTCATAATATATATTAAGCTTCTACGGTTTTTCTTTGTTTTTTCATATAAATATTCAATCCTAAAAATGCCACAATTAAAATAGCGGGCAGTATAGACATGGTTCGCAATGCCTCGGCTGCATTAGCATCGTCCATCAATTTCCCCATCACGGGCAATACAATGGATACCGAAAACATGCCTGCTCCTCCCATAATTGATAGTCCCAACGCGCCGGTTTCCGGTAAATACTCAGCTACAAAACCTAACATTGTTGGCCAGAAAAAAGTAACGCCTATAGCAAAAATAGCCGCTGCAACAAAGGTCATGCCGCCACTGGTAATTGTGAGCAACCAAAGACCAATAAAAGTGATGATAGCCGAATACAATAGCATGCCCGATGGCCTTAATTTATGGACGACCTGACCTGCGGATAATCGGCCCAATGCCATAATACCATTTATAAATGCCAACACCAACAAAGGCGCCGAAACGGATTCTTTTAACAAGGATTCAATGCGCTGTGTTGTTCCCAGTTCTGAAGCAGCGGTAAGAAACATACAAAATACCATAAATAAGAATAATGGATTTAATACGCTTTTAAACATTTTCTTGTTGCTAATACCCAATTGAACGCGCTCTGTTACTGGGAATTTTTCTCCAAAAAACAACAGGCCATAAATAATTAACGGAATAAATAAGGTAGCCACCATAACCTGCCAGCTTAACCCCAAGACATCCATGATAAGCCATCCTAATATGGAACCAATTACAATACCTCCTGGAAACCAGACATGAAACCTGTTAAGCATTTTGGTTTTACTTTCGGGATACATGGATGCCACTAACGGATTTAAAGCTGCTTCAACCATTCCATTGCCTATGCCCACAAATAATGTTGCAATAAAAAGCGAGGTCATAGAGTCTGCCATTAAGGTTAATACAATGCCTATAATGTGTGTAAAAAAAGCAATCCAAGTAATTTTTTTTATTCCAAGTAAATCAACTAAAGGCCCGCCAACAATCATGGCAATGGTAAACCCAAAAAAGGCTGGTGCAAAAGCATACCCAAGTTGCTCTAAAGTTAACCCGATGCCATCTGGCCCAAAAACAGTTTCCAGTTTTGCCCTTATGGCAAAGGTCATGGCTGTTGTAATTAAGGCTAAACAGCTCGCTAAAAAAAGCTTGTTTTTATTAATATTCTCCATATTATATAATTTGATAAGTTTTTAATTAGATAGCTTTTTCCCAACTCGTAGTAACAACTTTTTGGTCGCCAAAATGCCAACTTTCTCATCTAGCTTACTGCCCTCGTACTCTACACCAATAAAACCTGTGTAGCCCGCATCTTTAACTATTTGTAACATTTTAGTATAGTCTATTCTTGTGTCATTTCCTTGTTCATCAAAATCATAGGACTTTGCGCTTACAGCTATGGCATAAGGCATCAATTCTTTAACCCCTTTATACTTGTCGTATTCATCTTCGCATCCATCGCTTTTTCGTTTGATACAAAAATTACCAAAATCAGGCAATGTTCCACAATTGGGCATATTTACTTTTTCCATCACTGTTGCCAACCATTTTCCGTTTGATGTAAAACCTCCATGATTTTCTACCAGAACATTAATGCCTTTGGTTTTGGCGTATTCAGACAGCTTGGTTAAACCTATTACAGCTTGCTTCAAAACCTCATCATAAGTACCTTTGCCATGTGCATTCACCCTAATGGAATGGCACCCCAAAGCTTGAGCTGCATCAACCCATTTTTTGTGGTTTTCTACGGCAGCATTTAATTCGTTTTCATCACTACTTGCCAAATTACCTTCACCATCAACCATAATTAAAAGGTTTTTTACGCCATATTTTTCGCTTTCAGCTTTTAATGTATCAACAACCGCATCAATACCCAATTCTTTTATTTCTTTATTATAAAGTCCGCTAACATATTCAATGGCTTCAAAACCTAAAGCATTGGCCTCTTTTGCAAAATCGAAAGGACTCATTTTTCCGCTTCCAATCCTTTTATGTAAAGACCATTGCGCTAATGATATTTTAAAAAACATAGGCTGTTCCTTCTTTTTTTCTATTGACGCGGTGGTATTTTCTTTAGATTTTTTACAAGCTGAAAAAGCCAAAAACGACAATACAATGATCACACCTGTAGTTTTGTGAAGAGACTGTTTTAAATTCATGTTTAGTAATTATTTAATTTTATGGTAAAACTTAGTTAACCACGTGAATATAAATATAAGAACTTAAAAGCATGTGTATTTTTATTCAGTGAAAGAATTTAAACAACCAGCATGTATGATTTATTAGGTTTAATTAAACTGAAAATGCTCAACCGAATGCTTTAACCTATAAGCATTTGGCGAACATTTTTCGTGTTTTTTAAATACAGTTGCAAAATATTGACTTGTAGCAAAACCACACATGTAAGCCACTTCGGCTATGGTTAAACCCCTTTGGTCTAAAAGTATTTTTTTCGACATCTCTAAGCGCTTCATGGTTAGGTAGCGCATGGGCGTTAAATTCGTCAATCGTTTAAAATGGTGTGTAAACCGGGTTAAACCAACGCCTGCCGACTGAGACATTAATTCTATGGTCCAGTTTTCGGTTAAATTGTTTTCAAGTTCTTTAAGAAAAAACTTGACACTTCTTGAGCTATCGGTCAACGATTCGTTTAACACAATATCGTCTGTATTCAACAAATCGAGTATCAAAATTAACAAGTAATTAATAAGGAGTCTTAATTTAGAAGCACTACTGCCATCCACATCGGTATCCACCGCTTTTCCAATTTGCAAAAAGCAATCCCTTATTTTTTTATCGGTTTTTAAAATAGATTTTTCATTTTGCCTTAAAATGGTTGTGAGCCTGGTTAAATCTTCCGGAGTCAAGGTTATCCAATCGGGCCACTCCCATTCTTGATGTGGCCTGCGCACGCCCAAATCGATAATAACCCAATAAAACTTTCCCATGCCAATATGCGGGTTACCCACTTTATGGGCTTCCCACGGCCTAGTGATAGTAAGATAATTGGGCTGTAAAACCATTTCTTTGTTTTCTTGCGAATACGGCATAGTGCCCGATTCCAAAAAATGAAATTCTATACCTTCATTTCGGTGCCAATCCAAGCCCCAATCTTGTGGCTCGTTGGCATCCCAATACCCAATACTGTTTAACCCTAAGGTGTTTTTATCCAATCGGTCTCCCGGATAGGTGTGTCGTGCCAACGCCTTAAATTTTAATTTTTTACGATCAAAAGCATCAACTAACGGTAAGCACGTATCGGCATGATACACAATTCCATTTGCTTCGTAAGGCTGTATTTTTTGTATGTTTATTTTCACTGAAATAATTTGAACATTGATATAGCGCAAATTAATTAATTTTCGAAGTATTTAAGAATTTAATTGAAATTTTATTCTTTTTTGTCATTTATGACTATTAATATGTTAACTTTTTTAATGAAACACCATAACTAAAAACACGGCGCAAAACCCCACTTCAGATGATAAAAAACCATGTTATTACCATTGTATTTATTGCCACAGCAATTTTTTTTAATTGTAAAAGCAATAAAGATCAGTCTTTAAAAACACCTCAAAAAGAGAATTGGGTAAAGCTATTTAATGGAAAGGATTTAAAAGATTGGACCATTAAAATTAAAGGGCAGCCTTTGGGTAAAAATTACAAGAACACCTTTGTTGTAGACGATGGCGTATTGAAAGTTAATTACGACGAATACAATGGCTCTTTTAATAATTCGTACGGACATATTTTTTATAACAAAGCATTTTCGAGTTATAAATTTAGAATGCAATACCGTTTTATTGGCGAACAAATAAAAGACGGTGCAGGATGGGCAACCCGAAATAGCGGCGTGATGATTCATTGCGAAAACCCTAAAAAAATGGGTTTAAACCAAAACTTTCCCGTATCTATTGAGGTCCAACTTTTAGGCGGTTTGGGCACTGGCGAACGCCCCACCGGAAACTTATGTACTCCCGGAACCCATGTTGAAATGAACGGTGAATTATTTACGCCACATTGCATCAATTCCTCATCAAAAACCTTTCATGGTGACCAATGGGTTAATCTTGAAATTGAAGTTAGAAACGACTCGATTATCAAACATTTTATTAATGGTGAAAATGTGCTTACTTATTCGAAACCCCAAATAGGTGGCTCAATAGATTACAATGAAGCATTTTGGAAAAGCAAAACAGGAACACCGTTAAAAAAAGGATATATTTCCTTACAGAGTGAAAGCCATCCAGTTGAGTTTAAAAACATAGAAATACTAGAATTACAACAATGAAAAGCACCCTAAATTTTACACTTACTTTTCTAGGCATTATACACATAGGAACAATTTACGCCCAGGAGTTTGAAGATTATTCGGAAACCTTAAAAGACGACCAAATAACCATTGAAATGGTAGCGGTAAAAGGAGGCACATTTGTAATGGGAGCAAATGATACAACGCGTAAAGCTGATGAAAAACCCAGTCACGACGTCGAAATCGATGATTTCTGGATGGGTAAACACGAAATTACCTGGGAACAATACGACGCCTTTGTATTTGGTGAATTTGGTCCCGAACAGTTTAAAAGCAAAGAAACATTAAACGATTTAGGTATCGATGCCGTTTCCGGAGCAACACCGCCGTATGTAGATATGAGTTTTAATATGGGCAAAGCGACCCATCCGGCTGTAAACATGACACAATATGCAGCCCTTATGTATTGTAAATGGTTAACTTCAAAAACCGGTGTGTTTTACAGGTTGCCAACAGAAGCCGAATGGGAATATGTATGCAAAAAAGGGAAAACCGATGAGGATTCTAACCTTAAAAACGTAGCCTGGTTTAAAGAAAACACAAATGATAAATATGAAAAAGTTGGCTTAAAAACTGCCAATAGTTTAGGAATACACGATTTACTGGGCAACGTCTCAGAATGGGTGATGGATCAATACGATGCCGATTATTATAGCGCATCTCCAAAAAAAAATCCTTGGAATACACCTTCAGAATTATACCCGAGAGTGGTTCGTGGAGGCTCATGGAAAGATACCAAAGATAAATTATGCTGTACCGCAAGAGGTCAATCTAAGCAAAAATGGAAAAGAAGAGACCCGCAAATTCCTAAAAGTAATTGGTGGCATACCAATGCGCCCTTTGTGGGGTTTCGTGTGGTACGACCCAAAATTCAACCCTCAAAAGAAGACATAAAAACCTATTGGCTCACCGCCATTGAAGACTACGGATTAAATTAAAAAGAACACTATGAAACCAAAAAAAAGCCAAGTAACACGACGCAACTTTGTAAAAGGAACATCTTTAGCTGCGGGAGGCATTTTATTAACCCCTTCTCTACTCACCGCGAGCCCAGTTTTCAATAAAACAAAAAAATTAAAGTTAGCAGTTGTAGGCTGTGGCGGACGTGGTACCGGCGCGGTAAGTCAAGCGTTAAGGGCAGACGAAAACGTTGAGCTAGTAGCCATGGCCGATGCTTTTTCAGATCGATTGGAAAAGGCCCATTCCAACTTATCAAAAATGTTCCAAACAGGGAAACTTAAAGTAAAGCCGTCGCATAAATTTGTAGGTTTTGGTTCTTATAAAAAAGCCATTGATGCGGCCGATGTTGTTATTTTAACCACACCTCCCGGGTTTAGGCCTCAGCATTTTGAGTATGCCGTATCTCAAGGCAAACATGTTTTTATGGAAAAACCGCTAGCTACCGATGTTGCAGGAATTAAAAAAGTATTAGAAGCCGCCAAAGTTGCAAAAGCGAAGAAACTCAACGTAGTGGTGGGGCTTCAAAGGCATTACCAGGCCAATTATATGGAAACTTATAATCGAATTCAAAAAGGCGATATTGGTCAAATTGTTTCGGGGCAAGTGTATTGGAACGGCGCAGGTGTTTGGGTAAATCCTCGCGAAGCAAGCCAAACGGAAATGGAATACCAAATGAGAAATTGGTATTATTTTAATTGGATTTGTGGCGATCATATTTTAGAACAACACATTCACAATATTGATGTTGCCAATTGGTTTATTGGCGGACACCCAATAAAAGCCAGTGGTACTGGAGGCAGAGAGGTACGCAAGGGAAAAGATCACGGCCACATTTTTGACCATCACGTGGTAGAATTTGAATATGAAAACGGCATTATAATTTCCAGCCAGTGCAGACATCAACCGGGAACAAAAACGCGAGTTGATGAATCTTTTCAAGGTACTTTAGGAACCGCTTATACAGATGGAGGCGGCTCTGCAAGGTTAAAGAAATATGACGGAACAAGCATTTATACACACGATAATGAGAATGATATTAATCCCTATCAACAAGAACATAATCTTTTGTTTAAATCTATACGAAATGGAGAGGTTATTAGCGATGCAGAAAATGGCGCCATAAGTACTATGACGGCTATTTTAGGAAGAATGGCAACCTATTCCGGTAAAGAAATAACCTGGGATGAAGCTATGGCACTTGAGCACAAATTAGTTCCCGACGAAGATACGCTTACTTTTGATTCCGTACCACCAATAACACCCGATGTAAACGGTAACTACCCTATTCCCGTACCTGGAAAAACTAAATTTATTTAATGATGAAAAGAAGGTCATTCATAAAAAAAAGTACTGCTACCGCATCTTTATTAGGCGTTGGTGTTACTGGAGTTAATGCGATGAATATTTTAGATTCACAAAAAAACAGTCCTAGTTTTAACTTAAAATACGCACCACATTTAGGGATGTTTAAAAACCATGCAGGGAATGATCCTATAGATCAGTTAAATTTTATGGCAGACCAAGGTTTTACTGCTTTTGAGGACAATGGAATGAAAAATCGTGCGGTTGAAACTCAAGAAAAAATGGCAAAAACCATGCGTGATAGAAATATGACCATGGGTGTTTTTGTGGCTCATAAAATTTATTGGAAAGAGCCTAATCTTGCCAGTGGAAATATTGACGAACGCAATGCCTTTTTAAATGAAATAAAGGAATCTGTAGAAGTCGCAAAACGGGTTAATGCCAAATGGATGACGGTAGTTCCGGGTCATGTAGATTTAAGTCAAAATATCGATTATCAAACCGCTCATCTTGTAGAAACCCTCAAACAAGCATCGGCTATTTTAGAACCTCATAATTTAACCATGGTATTAGAACCTTTAAATTTTAGAGATCATCCTGGGTTGTTTTTAACCGAATCTCCTCAGGCCTATCAAATTTGTAAAGCTGTAAATTCGCCTTCGTGCAAAATTCTTTTCGATATTTATCACCAACAAATCCAAGAAGGAAATTTAATTCCGAATATTGATGCGTGTTGGGACGAAATTGCTTATTTTCAAATCGGCGATAATCCGGGTCGAAAGGAGCCAACAACAGGTGAAATAAATTACAAAAATGTTTTCAAACACATTCATTCAAAAGGATTTAAAGGCATTTTAGGTATGGAGCACGGAAATTCCATTCAAGGTAAAAAAGGAGAATTAGCGGTCATTGAAGCCTATAAAGCATCAGATAATTTTTAAATTATTAACAAATGAAGAAAAATCACAAAGCAAATAACAGAAGGGCTTTTATTAAGAAAACTGCTTTAACCTCATTGGGAATTTCAATCATTCCAAGACATGTTATGGGCAAAGGGTATATTGCACCAAGTGATAAACTTAATATTGCCGTTATTGGTGGTGGTGGCAAAGGGTATTCTGATGCCATTAACGCTTGGAACAACGGTGCTTCAAATATTGCCGCTATTTGCGA
Protein-coding regions in this window:
- a CDS encoding serine hydrolase domain-containing protein, yielding MNTLQVGYSQTVETQIDSVLATVFKDNNGPGAVFLVAKEGKPIYRKAFGKANIELDVNMKPDNVFQIGSMTKQFTAVGIMILEEQGKLNVNDTISKYIPDYPNGNNIAIHHLLTHTSGIKDFTKMKSIMSIARKDLTPKDLVDFFKDEPTDFQPGEQFDYNNSGYVVLGYIIEIVSGKAYEDFIEQNIFEKVGMNNSRYASEREIVKDRAYGYHNRGGFINKMNVSLSIPYASGSLMSTVDDMLKWQEAINNNILVANSTIDKVFTKGTLNNGEQFTYGYGWHLKNIEGIPTREHGGSIFGFKSMGVYIPSLDIYVIGFSNCDCHSPTKITREIAVLTINNFN
- a CDS encoding DUF4386 domain-containing protein; this translates as MKQIAKISGVAYVMVFIAGFYANFAVLESLIDVNNSIATTSNFMNNHSQFGKGLLGFLVMLFFDGLLVWALFGLTKSISKSISYLASFFRLLHALFFGAALFKLWKIYQLTNNVSNAEVIQHRVTKLLIGFDELWTIGLLFFAFHLIFLGYIILKSTYIPKSLGMLLMLAAIGYTIDGVAKLFMSNYIDYKSTFEVIVVMPSVIGEFSFTIWLLIKGFKKKSFKRNSIKTV
- a CDS encoding 3-keto-disaccharide hydrolase; amino-acid sequence: MKSLIHLLFVLLIIVSCKQKKTSLPIENKGDNTIEIEASEEWITLFDGTSLDNWRGYLADSIYPEWTIENKTLAFTPGENGGKNIITKEKFTNFILSLEWKISEGGNSGIFWGVFEDEAYPEAYHTGMEIQVLDNERHADAKANPKFHQAGALYDLVEPAYDVCKPAGEWNLTEIKIDHNANKGSASLNGTVIVEFPLRGEAWEKMIANSKFKDWKGFGTYKTGHIGLQDHGDKVWYRNIKLKEL
- a CDS encoding sugar phosphate isomerase/epimerase family protein; the protein is MKTIKGPAVFLAQFAGSEAPFNSLDGMCQWASDLGYKGIQIPTWESSLIDIDKASESQTYCDELKGKVESYGLQITELSTHLQGQLVAVNPAYDTMFDGFAPKEVRNNPKARTAWAIDVVKKSGTASRRLGLNAHATFSGALMWHTMYPWPQRPNGLVEMGFKELANRWTPILNHFDEVGVDVCFELHPGEDLHDGISFERFLEATKHHKRANILYDPSHFVLQQLDYLTFIDYYNERIKAFHVKDAEFNPTGKQGVYGGYANWKDRAGRFRSLGDGQVDFKSIFSKLTTYGCDVWAVMEWECCIKSSAQGAREGAPFIQKHIIEAAKRSFDDFAGGETDENQIKKILGI
- a CDS encoding Gfo/Idh/MocA family protein, whose translation is MSRKLRMGMIGGGIGSFIGDVHRKASAIDGMIDLVCGAFSSNAEKSIASGKALYLEADRCYGSYEEMIVKEKELPEDIRMDFVAIVTPNHMHFAPAKMALEYGFHVVCDKPLTLTLDESEALQKVVKNSGKLLALTHNYTGNAMVKQARAMVQNGDLGEIRKVQVQYLQGWLSTAVESTDNKQAAWRVDPKKSGIGGALGDIGTHAENLLEYITGLKITEIAADLGRFGKGRVLDDDGNLLLRLENGAKGTMSISQIALGEENNLAIKVYGEKGSLEWHQENPNELITRWIDQPKKIFTPNGNGLYQEALNVSRIPAGHPEGYLEAFATIYRNFALHIKAINNGDTIKKTDYPTVEDGIRGMKFIYAAVESDKNNSIWVKV
- a CDS encoding MFS transporter, with amino-acid sequence MENINKNKLFLASCLALITTAMTFAIRAKLETVFGPDGIGLTLEQLGYAFAPAFFGFTIAMIVGGPLVDLLGIKKITWIAFFTHIIGIVLTLMADSMTSLFIATLFVGIGNGMVEAALNPLVASMYPESKTKMLNRFHVWFPGGIVIGSILGWLIMDVLGLSWQVMVATLFIPLIIYGLLFFGEKFPVTERVQLGISNKKMFKSVLNPLFLFMVFCMFLTAASELGTTQRIESLLKESVSAPLLVLAFINGIMALGRLSAGQVVHKLRPSGMLLYSAIITFIGLWLLTITSGGMTFVAAAIFAIGVTFFWPTMLGFVAEYLPETGALGLSIMGGAGMFSVSIVLPVMGKLMDDANAAEALRTMSILPAILIVAFLGLNIYMKKQRKTVEA